One part of the Paenibacillus silvisoli genome encodes these proteins:
- a CDS encoding PAS domain-containing sensor histidine kinase — translation MHNRSQAQKSNSAVTISLVYVIIGSLWVILSDTLIEVLSLSDAITINSSKGIFYVLITALILYFWVKRLKKALTESEERYRVIVVHSPEPIAVISEGEIVYINPAGAGIVGANNPEQVIGQPITNFLHSELIEFIKERTNQADHDATPTDPVEQKLLRIDRQVIDVEVSLGAIMYLGKPAVQLICRDITDRKRAKQLLEEKEQAYRSLVEHNPDAIFSLDLNGFMRNVNSATMKITGYQGEELINQAFIPFLAAPDQEQASILFEKSLQGESNNIEVAIRNKSGDKKDLQLKMVPIYVNQSIEGVFGIAKDISTRKQTEELLIRSEKLSLVGQLAAGVAHEIRNPLTSIRGFVQLLQARNDMNQEFIQIMLSELDRINDIVSEFLVIAKPQAVVFEMQDIRKIIFDVISLLEAQAILYNVQIHTEIADDIPSIRCQQNQLKQVFINILKNAIESMSGEGNVVVQVNVVDNKIVIRFIDNGCGIPEECLTKVGEPFYTTKEKGTGLGLMVCQKIIEVHQGELYIQSLADEGTTVELILPI, via the coding sequence ATGCATAATAGATCACAGGCACAAAAGTCAAATTCCGCGGTTACGATTTCATTAGTCTATGTCATTATTGGAAGCCTTTGGGTGATACTCTCCGACACCTTAATAGAGGTTCTGAGCTTATCCGATGCCATCACAATCAATTCGTCAAAAGGCATATTTTATGTGTTGATAACCGCCTTGATTCTTTATTTTTGGGTCAAACGGTTGAAGAAGGCTCTTACGGAAAGCGAAGAACGATACCGGGTCATCGTCGTACATTCTCCGGAACCGATAGCTGTTATCAGCGAAGGGGAAATCGTATATATTAACCCAGCCGGAGCCGGAATCGTTGGTGCCAATAATCCGGAACAGGTTATCGGTCAGCCCATCACAAATTTCCTGCATTCGGAATTAATCGAATTTATTAAAGAGCGGACGAATCAAGCCGATCATGATGCAACGCCAACGGATCCGGTCGAACAGAAGCTCTTGCGCATCGATCGACAAGTCATTGATGTAGAGGTTAGTTTAGGCGCGATTATGTACCTCGGGAAACCGGCAGTTCAACTTATATGCAGGGATATAACGGATCGTAAACGAGCCAAACAGCTGCTGGAAGAAAAAGAACAGGCTTACAGGTCGCTAGTTGAGCATAATCCGGATGCGATTTTTTCGTTGGATCTTAACGGCTTTATGAGGAATGTTAATTCGGCTACGATGAAGATAACGGGTTATCAGGGCGAAGAGCTTATTAACCAAGCTTTTATTCCATTCCTTGCCGCTCCTGATCAAGAGCAAGCCTCGATTCTGTTTGAGAAATCGCTGCAGGGCGAATCCAACAACATTGAAGTGGCGATCAGAAATAAAAGCGGTGATAAGAAGGATTTGCAATTAAAAATGGTTCCTATTTATGTCAACCAATCCATTGAAGGCGTTTTTGGAATCGCTAAAGACATATCAACCCGTAAGCAGACAGAAGAATTATTGATCAGGTCCGAGAAGCTGTCGCTAGTAGGGCAGCTTGCGGCAGGGGTTGCGCATGAAATTAGAAATCCTTTGACGTCTATTCGAGGATTCGTTCAATTACTGCAAGCCAGGAACGATATGAATCAAGAATTTATTCAAATTATGTTATCGGAGTTAGATCGCATCAATGATATCGTGAGTGAGTTTTTGGTGATCGCGAAACCGCAGGCGGTCGTTTTTGAAATGCAAGATATTCGAAAAATCATTTTCGATGTCATCTCGCTGCTTGAAGCTCAAGCCATTCTCTATAATGTACAAATTCACACTGAGATTGCGGATGACATTCCGTCAATCCGTTGTCAGCAAAATCAATTAAAACAAGTATTCATCAACATTCTTAAAAATGCGATTGAGTCCATGTCGGGCGAAGGGAACGTTGTCGTACAAGTGAATGTAGTGGACAATAAAATTGTGATTCGTTTTATCGATAATGGCTGCGGAATCCCGGAAGAATGCTTAACAAAGGTAGGGGAGCCTTTCTACACGACGAAAGAAAAAGGAACCGGGCTGGGGTTAATGGTCTGCCAAAAAATAATTGAAGTGCATCAAGGAGAGCTTTATATACAAAGTTTGGCAGATGAAGGGACAACGGTTGAATTGATTCTGCCTATATAA
- a CDS encoding CBO0543 family protein, translating into MWLLIVTVIVFNAIFLFMPKRLTPIELFSTCMFAMVLQQLVDLAFDLKLDWYGYFAPGVQWAYYIAILGIYPAVNAIFLNYYQFMKSKAQKFWYLVGWCIFAVVYEWLAIKSGYFYYHQWKVWYSAISYPFLYMILLLVLKTVRALVRTSVQTET; encoded by the coding sequence ATGTGGCTGTTAATAGTGACGGTTATCGTTTTTAACGCCATTTTTTTGTTCATGCCCAAAAGACTGACGCCGATTGAGCTATTCTCTACATGCATGTTTGCTATGGTTTTGCAGCAGCTCGTTGATCTCGCCTTTGACTTGAAGCTTGATTGGTATGGCTATTTTGCTCCCGGCGTACAGTGGGCGTACTACATCGCCATACTCGGTATCTACCCTGCGGTAAACGCAATATTTCTGAATTACTATCAGTTCATGAAAAGCAAGGCACAAAAATTTTGGTACCTCGTTGGTTGGTGCATATTCGCCGTGGTTTACGAGTGGTTAGCCATTAAATCGGGATATTTTTATTACCACCAATGGAAAGTGTGGTATTCGGCGATTAGCTATCCGTTCTTATACATGATCCTTCTGTTGGTTTTGAAAACCGTTCGAGCGTTAGTTCGAACGTCGGTTCAGACAGAAACTTAG